One window from the genome of Podospora pseudocomata strain CBS 415.72m chromosome 1 map unlocalized CBS415.72m_1.2, whole genome shotgun sequence encodes:
- the YPT52 gene encoding GTP-binding protein of the rab/ypt (COG:U; EggNog:ENOG503NVI3), whose translation MSNRFAQFKLVLLGESAVGKSSIVLRFVKDQFDSYRESTIGAAFLTQTISLDENTTVKFEIWDTAGQERYKSLAPMYYRNANCAVVVYDITQAASLDKAKSWVKELQRQANENIIIALAGNKLDLVTEQPDKRAIPTAEAEAYAKEAGLLFFETSAKTAENVQELFTAIAKKLPLDQVGPRHARPGQRPGVSLAPEGANTQAGGPCAC comes from the exons ATGAGCAACCGCTTCGCGCAGTTCAAGTTGGTCTTGCTAGGTGAATCTGCTGTGGGAAAGAGCTCGATAGTATTGCGCTTCGTCAAG GATCAATTTGACTCCTACAGGGAATCCACTATTGGTGCCGCCTTCTTAACACAGACCATTTCGCTCGACGAGAACACGACTGTCAAGTTTGAGATTTGGGATACCGCTGGCCAGGAACGCTACAAGTCCCTCGCGCCCATGTACTACCGGAATGCAAACTGCGCCGTTGTTGTTTATGATATCACGCAAGCC GCGTCGCTCGACAAGGCCAAGTCGTGGGTGAAGGAACTCCAACGACAAGCCAACgagaacatcatcatcgccctTGCCGGAAACAAGTTGGATTTGGTGACGGAGCAACCAGACAAGCGCGCCATCCCTaccgccgaagccgaggCCTACGCAAAGGAAGCCGgccttctcttctttgaGACATCCGCAAAGACTGCCGAGAACGTTCAAGAGTTGTTTACTGCTATTGCCAAGAAACTTCCACTTGATCAGGTTGGGCCGAGACATGCCCGGCCTGGTCAGCGGCCCGGAGTCAGTCTTGCTCCCGAAGGAGCCAACACGCAAGCCGGTGGGCCCTGCGCGTGCTGA
- the SAC1 gene encoding Phosphoinositide phosphatase sac1 (EggNog:ENOG503NUMD; COG:I): MTLPFRDINVQTASDAYIFTSPSSPNAPALAIDRPTGDIRLLDASLLSGKRVSRITSIAGILGVIQLRLDKYIIVITKAQPVGRLRGHMVYKVVSTDILPLRERQVSDPDEDRFLNLLRGFIKPGPMYFSYSVDITNSFQRQAQQDAESPLWKRADDRFFWNRFIQSDLINFRNSGGRGQPAPQPNIDPYILPVIFGMLEIHPTTFKGTPLTIALISRRSRHRAGTRYFTRGLDDQGNAANYNETEQVVILNDHTTGLGGSSWQQQQKSSSLADGVGKEMQILSYVQTRGSVPAYWAEINTLKYTPKIQIRAIEAAYPAAKAHFDEQIRIYGDNYLVNLVNQKGREVPVKEAYEKVVEMLVSRPKEHVQGDQRTDEKFHTIETAEKKSQFDRLHYIYFDFHAETKGLQMHRAQLLIDRMREALVAQQYFRASVDSTPGNNNKTDGGRLDVRSLQTSVVRTNCMDCLDRTNVVQSMLARWTLDRMFIDLGLLARGSRFADEDAAFELMFRNMWADNADVVSNAYSGTGAMKTDLTRTGKRTKAGALQDGNVAVTRYCKNNFLDGPRQDAFDLFLGVYQPSVGGGLVFVDRRPVLIQAVPYIAAFGLFFVLMGMYSPRLPDAAVWPMRLFILFWTGVTGWALWFIFNNGMLYVNWPKLNPRPWATEGYHETISRVRKDKILGPLVARHERGLSVARYINAEEGKKRIE; the protein is encoded by the exons ATGACTCTCCCTTTCCGCGATATCAACGTCCAGACGGCGTCTGATGCCTACATCTTTACTTCGCCCTCGAGCCCCAATGCACCAGCTCTCGCTATCGACCGCCCAACTGGCGATATCCGTCTTCTTGATGCTTCCTTACTTTCCGGGAAGCGCGTCTCGCGCATTACCAGCATTGCCGGTATCCTGGGCGTGATCCAGCTGCGGTTAG ACAAGtacatcatcgtcatcacaAAAGCCCAACCCGTCGGTCGTCTGCGAGGGCATATGGTCTACAAGGTTGTCTCGACAGATATCCTGCCCCTCCGCGAAAGACAAGTCAGCGACCCCGATGAGGACCGcttcctcaaccttctccgCGGCTTCATCAAGCCCGGGCCAATGTACTTCTCGTACTCTGTCGATATTACCAACAGCTTCCAGCGCCAAGCGCAACAGGACGCCGAGAGCCCGCTCTGGAAGCGTGCTGACGACCGCTTCTTTTGGAACCGCTTCATCCAGTCCGACCTGATCAACTTCCGCAACAGTGGCGGCCGCGGTCAGCCTGCTCCTCAGCCAAACATCGACCCTTATATCCTCCCGGTCATCTTTGGCATGCTCGAGATCCATCCAACAACGTTCAAGGGCACCCCTTTAACGATTGCGCTCATTTCCCGTCGCTCCCGCCACCGCGCTGGAACCCGTTATTTTACCCGTGGTCTCGATGACCAAGGCAACGCCGCCAACTACAACGAAACCGAACAGGTTGTCATTCTCAACGACCACACCACCGGTCTTGGCGGCTCGTcatggcagcaacaacaaaagtCATCCTCTCTCGCCGACGGTGTAGGCAAGGAGATGCAAATCCTCTCCTACGTCCAAACCCGCGGCAGCGTCCCCGCCTACTGGGCTGAAATCAACACCCTAAAGTACACCCCCAAGATCCAGATCCGCGCCATCGAAGCCGCCTACCCAGCCGCCAAAGCCCATTTTGACGAACAGATCCGCATCTACGGCGACAACTACCTAGTAAACCTTGTCAACCAAAAGGGCCGCGAAGTTCCCGTCAAGGAGGCCTACGAGAAGGTAGTAGAGATGCTCGTCTCTCGGCCCAAAGAACACGTCCAGGGCGACCAACGGACTGACGAGAAGTTCCACACCATCGAGACAGCCGAGAAGAAATCCCAGTTTGACAGGCTGCACTACATCTACTTTGACTTTCACGCCGAGACCAAGGGGTTGCAGATGCACCGCGCCCAGCTGCTTATCGACCGGATGCGCGAGGCGCTCGTGGCCCAGCAGTACTTCCGTGCTAGTGTTGACTCTACCCCCggtaacaacaacaagaccgaCGGCGGGAGGTTGGACGTCCGGTCGCTGCAGACGAGTGTAGTGAGGACAAACTGCATGGATTGTCTGGACAGGACGAACGTGGTACAGTCTATGCTTGCTCGGTGGACGCTGGACAGGATGTTTATCGATCTTGGCTTGCTGGCTAGGGGGAGCAGGTTCGCGGATGAAGACGCGGCGTTTGAGCTGATGTTCCGAAATATGTGGGCCGATAATGCGGATGTGGTGTCGAATGCGTATTCCGGTACCGGGGCTATGAAGACTGATCTGACGAGAACGGGCAAGAGGACCAAGGCTGGTGCGCTGCAGGACGGAAACGTGGCTGTTACGAGATACTGCAAGAACAACTTTTTGGACGGGCCGAGGCAGGATGCGTTTGATTTGTTTTTGGGTGTGTATCAACCCAGCGTGGGGGGGGGTCTGGTGTTTGTGGACAGGAGGCCGGTGTTGATCCAGGCGGTGCCGTATATTGCGGCGTTTGGGCTTTTTTTTGTGCTGATGGGGATGTACTCGCCGAGACTGCCCGACGCGGCCGTGTGGCCGATGAGGTTGTTTATCTTGTTTTGGACGGGGGTGACGGGGTGGGCGCTGTGGTTTATTTTCAATAACGGGATGCTCTAC GTAAACTGGcccaaactcaaccccaGACCTTGGGCAACGGAGGGCTACCACGAGACGATTAGCCGGGTGCGCAAGGACAAGATTCTCGGGCCGTTGGTGGCCAGGCACGAGAGGGGCTTGTCTGTCGCGAGGTACATCAATGCCGAGGAAGGCAAGAAGAGGATCGAGTAG
- a CDS encoding uncharacterized protein (EggNog:ENOG503NVV3), with protein MTDHTTNTTAHDVSPPSHLRPQRAARHSSAFERGPSSSLQNSFINVSPPDSNPAPLHEELDPLAKSSMRLDSRNPIEKRRSLNASRGHKHRPSGAFLLNDPLFNPHTRERDAHINPRADRQYRKSTDQYRLRNAQHDQTRPYPRTLSGSSGPSMLTGEYEPTGSGHSDPISASSTLTRRERDSLAGDTAVGSSPRTSITQMDLESAQIVNMALNLSESRRLASRRSITQPAPPRLAPLPDGTTGGSLRHHLQQQRRISQTISPKPDRSPRIGPGRVLSPLQPAFEPEGGYRYHFSQSTLARAQKAKEYLDLMAQYRRVLELLPPLEMSRTSTNESETRIGRPYNPLQYIRNRKVRARERKAIDGEGQGFNDVPRVSEWIDEVAKWVATGQARIPGNPALPPFSGAQAASFQSSPPSNVSRSTTSAAKPKRPRVDWAIDPADMIADVYWLELDDNKRLVEDRHWKRVFPQGTDASRPLPLRDEAPRLTTPGSTKDSSDSGEKPQPEAPPPKHEHEHVLSTARDRAQQKLRALKGSHHRQNSSVNNRDFLRIRRASVSESSDTDSDRRRRARAGTATTTVRSVLEKQMEEMIAREQRESESSPALYDHEALRMKFASLNPATPERDLLNNAASDATQTKPLSRGTDSRADLSESECRLTGLHHRPSPPVPGRASLEVPSRGRRFSVDYDTSQPNSPDLRPNRDVGLVPAIGMDLSPLSSRPSSPSRNPLSKVKSIFRERSKERIADNYASAEEPETPAPLNEKLFASPEPDWSAVSSPERRPSRSPIGRIVTKGTDSSHRSHKSVGSVKLKPEDVGGGLRSLFRGPRIDTVLRSGVSKISDMVWRKDAGDDQYSTTSSSDSEAEARGRSRGPRVFRRGHGRTPSTQNGKHQVEPLPQFVSVANTAKPPNSEQQTGLLPHPPAQPLSRRSSRFDLLKPPRIDIQDASPSASPPPLLERRKEQVESDVESRKSADWGIDRTDMAPLPFHKPRQFSTVSSSRHWSIADRGGSTPTRPAISKREIARLKALILSSGIHAMEVDRRAKERKLLTSPHSSHISSHSPDGQPDFAWKDVISLCPDSETRHRLVTRPVAQIDLYPLAARTLSSAMEATAAQFQFTHDKFTRETAPHLEKKVEATRWKIAGELTDLAHRAADEADEANHDLVAGQRLKVKRVVDHIEKMLRRRRRRFRWLRRAGWLGVEWVLVGFMWWVWFMVMISRVVIGLGRGGWRLVRWLLWLE; from the exons ATGACtgaccacaccaccaacaccaccgcccacgaTGTTAGCCCACCCTCCCATCTGCGTCCACAGCGGGCGGCACGCCACTCCAGTGCGTTCGAACGAGGACCGTCCTCCAGCTTACAGAACAGCTTTATAAACGTATCACCCCCCGACTCTAACCCAGCACCGCTCCACGAGGAGCTCGACCCTCTAGCGAAGTCGTCGATGCGCCTGGACAGCCGAAACCCGATCGAGAAGCGGCGGTCACTTAATGCGTCCCGTGGCCATAAACATCGACCGAGTGGTGCTTTTCTTCTCAACGATCCTCTATTCAACCCCCATACTCGCGAGCGCGACGCGCATATCAACCCGCGAGCCGATAGGCAATACCGAAAGTCGACCGATCAATACAGGCTTCGAAATGCTCAGCATGACCAGACCAGACCCTACCCGAGAACTCTCTCGGGCAGCTCAGGGCCTTCTATGCTCACTGGGGAGTATGAGCCAACGGGGAGTGGCCACTCTGACCCAATATCGGCATCCTCTACCCTCACCAGGCGCGAGCGCGACTCCCTTGCGGGGGACACAGCTGTTGGATCGTCGCCTCGAACGAGCATTACGCAAATGGATCTGGAATCGGCACAGATTGTTAATATGGCCCTAAACCTGAGCGAATCCAGACGCCTCGCGTCTAGGAGAAGCATTACGCAGCCAGCGCCACCTAGATTGGCACCGTTGCCTGATGGTACCACAGGAGGCAGCTTGAGACATCACCTTCAGCAACAAAGAAGAATTTCACAAACTATCTCTCCCAAGCCTGATCGGTCACCGAGGATAGGTCCGGGGAGGGTGCTCAGCCCTCTACAGCCAGCATTTGAACCCGAAGGGGGCTACCGCTACCATTTTTCTCAATCTACTTTGGCACGCGCGCAGAAGGCGAAAGAGTATTTGGACCTTATGGCCCAATACAGAAGAGTCCTGGAACTGTTGCCGCCATTGGAG ATGTCTAGAACTTCCACCAACGAGTCTGAGACTAGGATTGGACGCCCGTACAATCCTCTTCAGTACATACGCAATCGCAAAGTCAGAGCCCGCGAGCGGAAAGCTATTGATGGTGAAGGCCAGGGGTTTAACGATGTCCCCAGAGTATCTGAGTGGATTGACGAGGTTGCCAAATGGGTGGCCACCGGTCAAGCTCGAATACCAGGCAATCCTGCCTTGCCCCCCTTTTCAGGCGCACAAGCTGCATCATTTCAAAGCTCTCCGCCATCCAACGTTTCTCGGTCAACGACCTCTGCTGCTAAACCAAAGAGACCGCGAGTCGACTGGGCGATTGATCCTGCAGACATGATCGCAGATGTCTACTGGCTGGAGCTTGATGATAATAAACGGCTGGTAGAGGATCGCCATTGGAAGCGAGTGTTTCCCCAGGGAACGGACGCTTCCAGGCCATTGCCATTACGCGACGAGGCCCCACGGTTGACAACACCGGGCTCAACTAAAGATTCTTCAGACTCTGGCGAGAAGCCACAGCCAGAAGCCCCGCCACCCAAACATGAGCATGAGCATGTCCTGAGTACAGCTAGGGATCGCGCACAGCAGAAGCTACGAGCTCTGAAAGGatcccatcaccgccagAATAGCTCTGTTAACAACAGAGATTTTCTGCGTATCCGAAGAGCCTCTGTATCCGAATCATCAGACACAGACAGTGacaggcggcggcgggccaGAGCCGGCACTGCCACAACTACTGTAAGATCTGTTTTGGAGAagcagatggaggagatgataGCTAGGGAACAGAGGGAGTCGGAGTCTTCACCAGCCCTTTATGACCACGAGGCGCTACGTATGAAGTTTGCTAGCCTCAACCCGGCGACCCCTGAGCGAGATCTTTTGAACAACGCCGCATCAGATGCGACCCAGACTAAGCCTTTGTCTCGTGGGACGGATTCGCGCGCCGACCTGAGCGAGAGCGAATGCAGGCTCACAGGCTTACACCACCGTCCTTCTCCACCTGTTCCGGGCCGTGCTAGTCTCGAGGTCCCTTCGAGAGGTAGAAGATTCTCGGTGGATTATGATACGTCACAGCCCAACTCCCCAGATTTGCGGCCAAATCGAGATGTCGGTCTAGTCCCAGCAATCGGGATGGATTTATCACCCTTGTCCAGCAGACCAAGCTCTCCATCACGAAACCCGCTGAGCAAGGTTAAGAGCATTTTCCGTGAGCGTAGTAAGGAGCGCATTGCGGACAATTATGCAAGCGCAGAAGAGCCCGAGACACCAGCGCCGCTGAACGAGAAGCTCTTTGCCTCGCCCGAGCCGGATTGGAGTGCCGTGTCATCACCGGAAAGAAGACCGTCAAGGAGTCCGATCGGCAGGATAGTAACCAAAGGCACAGACTCGAGTCACCGGTCACATAAGAGTGTCGGCAGTGTCAAGCTTAAACCTGAAGATGTTGGAGGCGGCCTCAGGTCGCTGTTCCGTGGCCCTCGTATCGACACTGTCCTGCGAAGCGGCGTGTCCAAGATCAGTGATATGGTTTGGCGAAAGGACGCTGGTGATGATCAGTACTCTACCACCTCTTCGTCAGATTctgaggccgaggccaggGGTAGGTCCCGTGGTCCTCGGGTTTTTCGACGGGGTCATGGTCGGACGCCATCGACGCAAAACGGAAAGCATCAGGTTGAGCCTTTACCACAGTTCGTCTCGGTAGCAAACACCGCCAAGCCACCGAACAGTGAACAGCAAACTGGGTTGCTACCACACCCACCAGCACAGCCACTCAGCCGACGATCATCGCGGTTCGACCTCCTCAAGCCGCCAAGGATCGATATTCAAGATGCATCACCAAGTGCATCGCCGCCTCCCTTGTTGGAGAGGCGCAAGGAACAGGTTGAATCAGACGTCGAGTCCCGGAAGAGCGCCGACTGGGGGATCGATCGTACCGACATGGCACCACTACCCTTTCATAAACCCCGACAATTCTCTACCGTATCTTCCAGCCGCCACTGGTCCATTGCCGACCGTGGCGGTAGCACTCCAACGCGGCCAGCAATCTCCAAACGGGAAATCGCCCGCTTGAAGGCGCTGATTCTCAGCTCTGGAATCCATGCAATGGAGGTAGATCGCCGTGCCAAAGAGCGCAAGCTTTTGACGTCCCCTCACTCCTCCCATATCTCTAGCCACTCCCCAGATGGCCAACCGGACTTTGCCTGGAAGGACGTTATATCCCTATGTCCTGACTCAGAAACGAGACACAGATTGGTCACCCGCCCCGTTGCTCAAATAGATCTCTATCCCCTCGCCGCACGGACTCTGTCATCTGCAATGGAGGCCACAGCGGCGCAGTTTCAATTCACGCACGACAAGTTCACCAGGGAGACGGCGCCCcacttggagaagaaggtcgagGCAACAAGGTGGAAGATCGCCGGGGAGCTGACCGACCTCGCGCATAGGGCTGCGGATGAGGCGGACGAGGCGAATCATGATTTGGTTGCGGGCCAGAGGCTGAAGgtcaagagggtggtggaccaCATTGAGAAGATGTTGCGGCGCCGTAGGAGGCGGTTTAGGTGGCTTAGGAGGGCGGGGTGGTTGGGAGTGGAGTGGGTGCTTGTTGGGTTTatgtggtgggtttggtttATGGTGATGAtttcgagggtggtgattgggcttgggaggggagggtggaggttggttaggtggttgttgtggttggagTGA
- a CDS encoding uncharacterized protein (EggNog:ENOG50KOG1808; COG:M): MDPIYPTNVEPAKPDYYFDLGFPTFDDEHSYIERRDIKAVWLKLIKQHHPDKRGPGNDGDTAEFRRVQEAYDYLREEDKRTPYDEEYPRIRVEWLRYRKLASEEEDAARREFEASEREITTRGKARREAERHEKIRNEWNRFEAKRQREFVVEWIRLQAERQAEEASRRAKEQEEQEAKDKLRGQKQERRDMEWEERRLRAVRHIEELEAVLQAERAERYERARREGNRQKEEWERRQWQRWWKKAKGWFTNTRKASGGQRTICGRRHFRPKSRFKVLRTQRAKALKHTLKVKFKVWQQKRHRFTAAMLLQAGP; the protein is encoded by the exons ATGGACCCCATATACCCTACCAACGTTGAGCCAGCAAAGCCAGATTACTACTTTGATCTCGGGTTCCCAACCTTTGACGACGAACACAGCTACATCGAGAGAAGGGATATCAAGGCCGTTTGGCTCAAGCTGATCAAGCAGCATCACCCTGACAAGAGGGGGCCAGGCAACGACGGTGATACGGCCGAGTTCCGCAGG GTTCAAGAAGCTTATGACTACCTTCGCGAGGAGGACAAACGCACACCTTACGACGAAGAATACCCTCGTATTAGAGTCGAGTGGCTCCGCTACCGGAAGCTGGCTtccgaagaagaggatgctgcAAGACGAGAATTTGAGGCTTCAGAAAGGGAAATCACCACACGGGGAAAAGCACGAAGAGAAGCGGAAAGACACGAAAAGATTCGAAATGAGTGGAATCGATTTGAAGCCAAGAGACAACGGGAGTTTGTGGTTGAATGGATCCGCCTCCAAGCAGAGAGACAGGCCGAGGAAGCTTCAAGGAGGGCCAaggaacaagaagaacaagaggcCAAAGACAAGCTTAGAGGGCAAAAGCAAGAGCGACGGGACATGGAATGGGAGGAGCGGAGGCTTAGGGCAGTTCGGCATATTGAGGAACTCGAGGCAGTTCTGCAAGCTGAGCGAGCCGAAAGATACGAACGGGCTAGACGAGAAGGAAACCGACAAAAGGAAGAATGGGAGCGGAGACAATGGCAAAGATGGTGGAAGAAAGCGAAAGGATGGttcaccaacaccaggaaAGCTTCAGGGGGGCAGAGGACGATTTGTGGACGGAGGCATTTCCGACCCAAGAGCCGGTTCAAAGTGCTCAGAACTCAGAGAGCGAAAGCACTCAAACATACTCTGAAAGTGAAATTCAAAGTGTGGCAACAAAAGAGGCACCGTTTTACTGCCGCCATGCTCTTACAGGCTGGGCCGTGA
- a CDS encoding uncharacterized protein (EggNog:ENOG503NX8G; COG:S), with translation MSSSLFSAQLYPGRALGFLVLGASLHDILTRIKAEPQRFPKIDLIYDSKIPVTKETIVGLPANGLRLQFDGPEQRLRLIEVIDFTKNHIFFKPANDKERDLVRPPSDLPAADSIPEPTFRHIYQRFLGPTYGGEFVKKPGNAGLYILSYPGVGFVFPMKKTQYSPNKDVVSLLSSTAVPQSMAIFSGDSWAQARKTMWTEVLPSIKTFTPLNKGKDVCPDEVSLVKLHGGGKVQLFRKWTNNSFWIFFGETTPQELVAELGPPDAIYRKNDQRMYIHKLRTESNAAGRPNGKDLKDDMTDTDQSSLNHSDGYQSNEEEEEVVEDEAVNVAGECFYNYFYLGFDILVSTPTEPSETPPSSSGKSLPGPLVRSTNPHRQVATKLILHGNVPGSYPFNRHRRCRWEIAYLAKGDDDDKVPNSETYFPDLEKKLKEEWKSMYASESEAQQKQRGMVLNRGWGDSPGSSIEMLGGWEEPGAGMGKKFEGGEDSTTTLYGYPGLVFEVLRSGFVSAVTVF, from the coding sequence ATGTCGTCGtccctcttctccgcccAGTTGTATCCGGGGCGGGCCCTTGGATTTCTTGTCCTCGGGGCCTCACTCCATGACATATTGACACGAATCAAAGCCGAACCACAACGTTTCCCCAAGATCGACTTGATCTACGATTCAAAAATTCCAGTTACAAAGGAAACCATCGTTGGCTTGCCGGCCAACGGTCTCCGGTTGCAATTTGACGGGCCAGAACAACGACTCCGATTAATCGAAGTCATCGACTTTACGAAAAACCACATATTCTTCAAGCCAGCAAATGATAAAGAGCGAGACCTTGTCCGGCCACCGAGCGATCTCCCCGCGGCCGACAGCATACCCGAACCAACATTCCGACACATTTACCAACGCTTCTTGGGCCCTACTTATGGTGGAGAGTTTGTGAAGAAGCCTGGAAATGCTGGATTGTACATCCTCTCGTACCCGGGCGTGGGTTTCGTCTTTCCCATGAAAAAGACCCAGTATTCGCCAAATAAGGATGTTGTCTCTTTGCTGTCATCCACGGCGGTTCCCCAATCCATGGCCATCTTCAGTGGTGACTCGTGGGCACAGGCTCGCAAGACAATGTGGACAGAAGTGCTCCCAAGCATCAAGACTTTCACCCCTCTAAACAAGGGTAAAGATGTCTGCCCCGATGAGGTGTCGCTTGTGAAACTTCACGGTGGTGGTAAAGTACAACTCTTTCGGAAATGGACCAACAACTCGTTCTGGATATTCTTCGGTGAGACTACCCCTCAGGAACTAGTAGCCGAACTGGGGCCCCCAGATGCTATATATCGCAAGAATGACCAGCGCATGTACATCCATAAGTTGAGGACAGAAAGCAACGCAGCCGGGAGACCAAACGGCAAGGATCTCAAGGACGACATGACGGATACGGACCAGTCATCTCTGAACCACTCTGACGGCTATCAATccaacgaggaggaggaggaggttgtcgaggaCGAAGCTGTTAATGTAGCAGGGGAGTGTTTCTACAATTACTTTTACCTTGGGTTTGATATCCTGGTTTCAACGCCCACAGAGCCGTCAGAGACTCCCCCTTCGTCAAGCGGCAAGTCACTACCTGGACCACTTGTCAGATCCACAAACCCTCACCGACAGGTGGCAACCAAGCTGATCTTGCACGGCAACGTGCCGGGTTCCTATCCGTTCAACCGGCACCGTCGGTGTAGGTGGGAGATTGCCTATCTTGCCAAgggagatgacgatgacaaGGTGCCAAACTCGGAGACATACTTTCCAGATctggagaagaagttgaaggaggagtggaagTCGATGTATGCCTCGGAGAGCGAAGCccagcagaagcagagggGTATGGTCCTGAACCGCGGCTGGGGTGATTCGCCGGGCAGCAGTATAGAGATGCTGGGCGGGTGGGAAGAACCCGGGGCCGGTATGGGTAAGAAGTTTGAGGGGGGCGAGGACTCTACGACAACACTGTATGGGTACCCGGGCTTGGTGTTTGAGGTGTTGAGAAGTGGATTTGTGAGTGCTGTTACCGTCTTTTAA